A genomic window from Silene latifolia isolate original U9 population chromosome Y, ASM4854445v1, whole genome shotgun sequence includes:
- the LOC141632107 gene encoding uncharacterized protein LOC141632107, translated as MAEKVVRKKKVSAAKEPIAEKLVSKKESVKSDKYPTKCRAQSLVDVMSKFTVKQKKAIKEIGFGGLLKMNISVVPSGLTDLLVEAFDCDSLKVHVTETEEFVLSQYDVHDLFLLPVKGNNVVLTATGRGSHAEDTELKNKWRRKFNISTAQNIKLDLVTSWFKNNKGACGDEFKQMFVLYALSTFLAPTPNYSVDFRLLKAVDDVEKIKGFNWSKYVYEKVVEGVKGLKTGTVKCLCGCIVVLLLAYIHRFEFHGEVQPTDLPRY; from the exons ATGGCGGAGAAGGTTGTACGAAAAAAGAAAGTTTCAGCGGCAAAAGAGCCAATAGCAGAAAAGCTAGTAAGCAAGAAAGAGAGCGTGAAG TCGGATAAATACCCAACTAAGTGCCGGGCCCAGTCGTTGGTTGATGTTATGAGCAAGTTTACCGTAAAGCAGAAGAAAGCCATTAAAGAAATTGGTTTTGGAGGACTATTGAAGATGAATATATCAGTAGTCCCTTCCGGGCTAACAGACTTGCTTGTTGAGGCTTTTGATTGCGACAGTTTGAAGGTTCATGTAACTGAAACAGAGGAGTTTGTGCTGTCACAGTATGATGTTCATGACCTATTTTTACTGCCGGTGAAGGGTAATAATGTGGTGCTGACCGCGACTGGTCGCGGATCCCATGCTGAGGACACTGAGTTAAAAAACAAATGGAGAAGGAAGTTCAACATCTCTACAGCACAGAACATCAAGCTAGATTTGGTGACTAGTTGGTTTAAGAATAACAAGGGTGCCTGCGGTGATGAGTTCAAGCAGATGTTCGTTCTTTATGCGCTCTCCACTTTTTTAGCGCCGACTCCAAATTATTCTGTTGATTTCAGACTGTTGAAGGCTGTGGACGATgttgaaaaaataaaaggttttaattgGTCAAAGTATGTCTATGAGAAGGTAGTAGAGGGCGTCAAGGGGTTGAAGACAGGAACGGTTAAGTGTCTTTGTGGGTGTATTGTGGTGCTGCTGTTGGCCTACATTCACCGGTTTGAGTTCCATGGCGAGGTACAACCAACTGACTTACC